One region of Erwinia tracheiphila genomic DNA includes:
- a CDS encoding winged helix-turn-helix domain-containing protein → MSENIEIGNNIFLSEEDNYLTNKSIKLPIGEKEKKLISYFLRHPHIELTKKELINSIWENRAETIDDANLTQLIYKIRRNLAAVNMNNCIKTIPGKGYIYIPRKKNKGESVPFSSSVKKRKSSLFYSILTVITCFILCSAIYFLVSRH, encoded by the coding sequence ATGAGTGAAAATATTGAGATAGGCAATAACATTTTTCTCTCAGAAGAGGATAATTACTTAACAAATAAAAGCATCAAGTTACCCATCGGGGAGAAAGAAAAAAAGCTAATTAGTTATTTCCTCAGACACCCACATATTGAACTTACCAAAAAAGAACTAATCAATTCTATTTGGGAAAACCGCGCCGAAACGATCGATGATGCAAACCTGACTCAACTCATCTATAAAATACGCCGAAATTTAGCCGCAGTTAATATGAATAACTGCATTAAAACCATTCCCGGAAAAGGGTATATTTATATCCCGAGAAAGAAGAATAAAGGAGAATCAGTCCCCTTTTCATCATCGGTGAAAAAAAGAAAATCTTCTCTTTTTTATTCAATTCTTACTGTAATTACCTGCTTTATTCTGTGTTCAGCAATTTATTTCTTAGTATCACGGCATTAA
- a CDS encoding holo-ACP synthase has product MASHFARWTLIDANIPVYRLPYAILDTAQTLMERRQTRYLASHALLAEQMWRVYGFSQLPALATTSNGRPCFSDPYLPDFSIAYAGNIVGVLLAEEQGKAGLDMEIVRSYSRHTREQQSHKFSSGETAWIKAQSDPNEAAIQLRALRQSVLKLTRVKTLENSELQLHPASGRLRLLTSDNIEIISDVEPLIIWACALSAGDGLLHLWEFNGLESWKQLKEIQISARNMEPQMLHLTNLYK; this is encoded by the coding sequence ATGGCAAGTCATTTTGCGCGCTGGACCCTCATTGATGCGAATATCCCTGTCTATCGGCTACCTTATGCGATCCTGGATACTGCTCAAACACTGATGGAACGCAGACAAACCAGATATCTGGCCTCGCACGCATTACTCGCAGAACAGATGTGGCGGGTTTATGGTTTCTCTCAGCTTCCTGCTCTGGCGACAACCAGCAATGGCCGTCCCTGCTTTAGCGATCCTTATCTACCGGATTTCAGCATTGCCTATGCTGGTAATATCGTGGGGGTTTTACTGGCCGAAGAACAGGGTAAAGCCGGGCTGGATATGGAGATTGTTCGCTCATACAGTCGCCACACCAGGGAACAACAGTCCCACAAGTTTTCATCAGGAGAAACAGCCTGGATTAAAGCACAGTCAGATCCCAACGAAGCGGCGATTCAATTGAGAGCGCTCCGACAAAGCGTGCTGAAACTCACCAGAGTAAAAACTTTGGAAAACAGTGAATTGCAATTACATCCCGCTTCAGGAAGATTACGTTTACTCACCTCTGACAATATTGAAATCATTTCCGATGTGGAACCCCTCATCATCTGGGCCTGTGCACTGTCTGCGGGGGATGGATTACTGCATCTTTGGGAATTTAACGGGTTGGAAAGCTGGAAGCAGCTAAAAGAAATTCAGATATCAGCGAGAAATATGGAACCACAAATGCTACACCTGACCAATCTGTACAAATAA
- a CDS encoding IS1 family transposase (programmed frameshift) produces the protein MAKVDVVCPQCNETHAVRCNGHSASGAQRYICKHCSKTFQLNFSYSGAKPDTHQTIVNMAMNGSGCRDTARVLGISLNTVLRHLKKFPPKQVAENIDPETEVVICCEAGEQWPYVRCKSNPRWLFYAYDRIRKRALAHVFGPRNAPTLRRLLALLSKFNIAFYMTDAWPVYKVLLSATSHVVSKKYTQRTERHNLNLRTHIKRLTRRTICFSKSEEMHDKIIGWYLTLHHYQ, from the exons ATGGCTAAAGTTGATGTCGTCTGCCCTCAGTGCAATGAAACTCATGCTGTACGATGTAACGGACATTCAGCATCCGGTGCCCAACGTTACATCTGCAAGCATTGTTCAAAGACCTTTCAGCTCAACTTTAGCTACTCCGGTGCCAAACCAGACACACACCAGACCATTGTTAATATGGCCATGAATGGTTCCGGATGTCGCGATACCGCACGGGTCCTCGGTATCAGCCTCAATACGGTTCTGCGGCACTTAAAAAAATTTC CCCCAAAGCAGGTAGCTGAGAATATCGACCCCGAAACGGAGGTTGTTATCTGCTGTGAAGCCGGTGAACAATGGCCTTACGTGCGGTGTAAAAGCAATCCCCGGTGGTTGTTCTATGCTTATGACCGTATCCGCAAACGTGCTCTGGCCCACGTCTTCGGCCCGAGAAATGCCCCGACCCTGCGACGATTGCTGGCTCTGTTAAGCAAATTTAACATTGCCTTTTATATGACAGATGCGTGGCCGGTTTATAAAGTTCTGTTAAGTGCAACAAGCCACGTGGTGAGCAAGAAATATACCCAACGGACAGAACGGCATAATCTTAATCTTCGCACACATATCAAACGACTGACCCGCAGAACAATTTGCTTTTCGAAGTCAGAGGAAATGCACGATAAGATCATCGGTTGGTATCTTACTCTTCATCATTATCAATAA
- a CDS encoding type II toxin-antitoxin system RelE/ParE family toxin has product MPYTAKRYQTENGEVPYTDWMKKLRRKDQTAALKMDSRIARAMGGNFGDHKFERDGVWELRVDYGPGYRVYYSIEDGEIILLLIGGNKKTQTADLDKAVGYLQDFKKRSKK; this is encoded by the coding sequence ATGCCTTACACGGCGAAACGATACCAGACAGAAAACGGTGAGGTTCCATACACCGACTGGATGAAAAAATTAAGACGTAAAGATCAGACCGCTGCGTTAAAAATGGATTCCAGAATTGCCCGCGCTATGGGCGGTAATTTTGGAGATCATAAATTCGAAAGGGATGGTGTCTGGGAATTACGAGTTGATTATGGTCCCGGCTACAGGGTTTATTATTCAATCGAAGATGGTGAAATAATTCTCCTGCTAATTGGCGGGAACAAAAAAACGCAAACAGCCGATTTAGATAAAGCCGTTGGTTATCTGCAAGATTTTAAAAAGAGGTCAAAAAAATGA
- a CDS encoding helix-turn-helix domain-containing transcriptional regulator, with amino-acid sequence MTATKNVKSLISKNDYPAAVDHNAAMIEELRADPDYANAYLANALEEINESGGLGGFLVALRQVIEARGGISEAAKKSGLARQSIYRALSPNGNPTITTLAQLAAVAGLQFTLSKSSH; translated from the coding sequence ATGACAGCCACCAAAAATGTGAAGTCGCTGATTAGCAAAAATGATTATCCGGCAGCAGTTGATCACAACGCCGCCATGATTGAAGAACTACGCGCTGATCCTGATTATGCAAACGCTTATCTTGCTAATGCCCTGGAAGAAATTAACGAGTCTGGTGGCTTAGGCGGTTTTCTTGTTGCGTTACGTCAGGTAATAGAGGCGCGAGGGGGGATTTCCGAAGCCGCTAAAAAATCTGGCCTTGCCCGTCAGAGTATCTACCGTGCATTATCCCCGAACGGGAACCCGACCATCACAACACTGGCACAACTTGCAGCAGTGGCCGGGTTACAGTTCACTCTCAGCAAATCCAGCCACTAA
- a CDS encoding helix-turn-helix domain-containing protein: MKSKPTPEQVKAARIAAGLSLKEAADTFGYQLNSWQMKESAGKASRSLSIGEYEYLLLLANQHPEYKIVKK; encoded by the coding sequence ATGAAGAGTAAACCAACGCCAGAACAGGTTAAAGCCGCTCGCATTGCTGCTGGCCTTTCTTTAAAAGAAGCCGCTGATACTTTTGGTTATCAGTTAAATTCATGGCAAATGAAAGAAAGTGCAGGTAAAGCAAGTCGTTCTTTATCTATTGGAGAATACGAGTATTTACTGCTGTTAGCGAATCAACATCCAGAATATAAGATAGTGAAAAAATAG
- a CDS encoding IS1 family transposase (programmed frameshift): MAKVDVVCPQCNETHAVRCNGHSASGAQRYICKHCSKTFLLNFSYSGAKPDTHQTIVNMAMNGSGCRDTARVLGISLNTVLRHLKKFPPKQVAENIDPETEVVIYCEDGEQWSYVRCKSNPRWLFYAYDRIRKRALAHAFGPRNAPTLRRLLVLLSKFNITFYMTDAWPVYKVLLSATSHVVSKKYTQRTERHNLNLRTHIKRLTRRTICFSKSEEMHDKIIGWYLTLHHYQ; this comes from the exons ATGGCTAAAGTTGATGTCGTCTGCCCTCAGTGCAATGAAACTCATGCTGTACGATGTAACGGACATTCAGCATCCGGTGCCCAACGTTACATCTGCAAGCATTGTTCAAAGACCTTTCTGCTCAATTTTAGCTACTCCGGTGCCAAACCAGACACACACCAGACCATTGTTAATATGGCCATGAATGGTTCCGGATGTCGCGATACCGCACGGGTCCTCGGTATCAGCCTCAATACGGTTCTGCGGCACTTAAAAAAATTTC CGCCAAAGCAGGTAGCTGAGAATATCGACCCCGAAACGGAGGTTGTTATCTACTGTGAAGACGGTGAACAATGGTCTTACGTGCGGTGTAAAAGCAATCCCCGGTGGTTGTTCTATGCTTATGACCGTATCCGCAAACGTGCTCTGGCCCACGCCTTCGGCCCGAGAAATGCCCCGACCCTGCGACGATTGCTGGTTCTGTTAAGCAAATTTAACATTACCTTTTATATGACAGATGCGTGGCCGGTTTATAAAGTTCTGTTAAGTGCAACAAGCCACGTGGTGAGCAAGAAATATACCCAACGGACAGAACGGCATAATCTTAATCTTCGCACACATATCAAACGACTGACCCGCAGAACAATTTGCTTTTCGAAGTCAGAGGAAATGCACGATAAGATCATCGGTTGGTATCTTACTCTTCATCATTATCAATAA
- a CDS encoding IS91 family transposase, whose translation MYIPRPAKLLFTTDDAWNRYMDKHGDTLSPWTVLCVERMLACGTAAMGVKRYCCASPDCTHTRFFCQTCKSKGCSSCGHKATEQWITEQQQILPDCDWQHITFTMPHLLWPFFNNNWPLLNALFRAATRAMLRWARKQGVEVGIFCALHTYGRQLNQHPHIHLSVTRGGLDIKHGVWRDLFFKKHAVEEIWRGAVIRLLRHSYDLINPGRLPGLGHIHDKKQWLRYLQAQYGRRWKVHFAKKTRGAWRSVKYLGRYLKRPPVSAAKLRHYSGGAVVHHYYDHRTQQYRQQTLTQEDMIGRYISHIPAKHFKMVRYYGFLSNRKRGSLLPKVYEALEMEARKKPEKPGFAALMKEFLRTDPYKCILCGNRLRFSSAQAGRHASELVAERLHNIDRKRWLLAQTAG comes from the coding sequence ATGTATATCCCGCGCCCGGCAAAACTGCTGTTCACCACTGATGACGCCTGGAACCGGTATATGGATAAACACGGGGACACCCTCAGCCCCTGGACCGTACTCTGCGTCGAGCGCATGCTCGCCTGCGGCACTGCTGCCATGGGGGTGAAGCGATACTGCTGCGCCTCCCCGGACTGCACCCACACCCGCTTCTTCTGCCAGACCTGTAAATCAAAAGGCTGCAGCTCCTGCGGACATAAGGCCACGGAGCAGTGGATTACAGAGCAACAGCAAATTCTGCCCGACTGCGACTGGCAGCATATCACCTTCACCATGCCCCATCTGCTGTGGCCCTTTTTCAACAATAACTGGCCTCTGCTCAATGCCCTGTTCCGCGCAGCCACCCGCGCCATGCTCCGCTGGGCCAGAAAACAGGGTGTGGAAGTCGGTATCTTCTGCGCCCTGCACACCTACGGTCGCCAGCTCAACCAGCATCCCCACATTCATCTCTCCGTCACCCGCGGCGGGCTTGATATTAAACACGGCGTATGGCGCGACCTCTTCTTTAAAAAGCATGCCGTGGAGGAAATCTGGCGCGGAGCCGTCATCCGGCTGCTGCGCCACAGCTATGACCTGATTAACCCCGGCAGGCTGCCGGGGCTGGGGCATATCCACGACAAAAAACAGTGGCTGCGCTATCTGCAGGCGCAGTACGGGCGCCGCTGGAAGGTCCACTTCGCGAAGAAGACCCGGGGGGCCTGGCGGAGCGTCAAATATCTGGGCCGGTACCTGAAACGGCCCCCCGTGTCGGCGGCGAAGCTGAGGCACTACAGCGGCGGCGCGGTGGTGCACCACTATTACGACCACCGTACGCAGCAGTACCGGCAGCAGACGCTGACGCAGGAAGATATGATCGGACGTTATATCAGCCATATCCCGGCGAAGCATTTTAAGATGGTGCGTTATTACGGTTTTTTATCAAACCGTAAACGGGGTAGCCTGCTGCCGAAGGTGTATGAAGCCCTGGAGATGGAAGCGCGGAAAAAACCGGAGAAGCCCGGCTTCGCCGCGCTGATGAAAGAATTTCTGCGCACGGATCCGTACAAATGCATTCTGTGCGGCAACCGACTGCGCTTCAGCAGTGCGCAGGCCGGGAGGCACGCGTCGGAGTTGGTGGCAGAAAGACTGCATAACATCGACCGGAAACGATGGCTTCTGGCACAGACTGCGGGATAA
- a CDS encoding IS91 family transposase, which translates to MVSDFSPRPLKKLFTTNQCWASFLDTGGLRDIEVEAVTKMLACGTRISGVKEYACDNAQCPHVRYITNACHSRACPSCGKKATDLWIAAQLNRLPDCDWQHLVFTLPDTLWALFEANRWLLNDLCRLAVDNLLYAAGKRGLDIGIFCAIHTYGRRLNWHPHVHVSVTCGGIDEHGKWRKISFRKDAMRTRWMWNVRQRLLDAWSEGIALPVELMHITTDSQWRTLILTAGGQCWYVYMSKKTAGSKNTVRYLGRYLKKPPIAGSRLAHYAGGATLNFRYHDHNTGQQATERLTQHEMVRRLKQHIPEKHFRMVRYFGFLSNRVCGERLPQVYSALGMDKPDPAVKICYAQLSKQFLRRDPFECVLCGGRMVYRRAVAGLNVQGLKIHARDISLMRYIPA; encoded by the coding sequence GTGGTTTCTGATTTCAGCCCCCGTCCGCTCAAAAAGCTCTTCACCACCAACCAGTGCTGGGCTTCCTTTCTGGATACCGGCGGCCTGCGTGATATCGAAGTTGAAGCCGTCACAAAAATGCTGGCCTGCGGCACCCGCATCAGCGGCGTGAAAGAGTATGCCTGCGACAACGCGCAGTGTCCTCACGTCAGGTACATTACCAACGCCTGTCACAGCCGTGCCTGTCCGTCCTGCGGTAAAAAGGCCACAGACCTGTGGATTGCCGCGCAGCTTAACCGCCTGCCGGACTGCGACTGGCAGCATCTGGTCTTCACCCTGCCCGACACGCTGTGGGCCCTGTTTGAAGCCAACCGCTGGCTGCTCAACGACCTCTGCCGCCTGGCCGTCGACAACCTGCTGTATGCGGCAGGAAAACGCGGGCTGGATATCGGTATATTCTGCGCCATTCATACGTACGGCCGCCGCCTTAACTGGCATCCCCATGTCCACGTCTCCGTCACCTGCGGCGGTATTGATGAGCACGGAAAGTGGCGAAAAATCAGCTTCCGTAAGGACGCCATGCGCACCCGATGGATGTGGAATGTCCGGCAGCGCCTGCTGGATGCCTGGTCAGAAGGCATTGCGCTTCCTGTGGAGCTGATGCATATCACCACAGACTCACAGTGGCGGACGCTGATACTGACTGCAGGCGGACAATGCTGGTACGTATACATGTCGAAAAAGACGGCGGGAAGTAAAAACACCGTAAGATACCTGGGCCGGTATCTGAAAAAGCCCCCGATAGCCGGTTCCCGGCTGGCGCACTACGCCGGCGGCGCCACGCTGAACTTCCGCTATCACGACCACAATACGGGTCAGCAGGCCACGGAAAGGCTGACGCAGCATGAAATGGTAAGACGTCTGAAGCAGCATATCCCGGAGAAACACTTCAGGATGGTGCGCTATTTTGGTTTTCTGTCCAACCGGGTGTGCGGTGAAAGACTGCCGCAGGTATACAGCGCGCTGGGTATGGATAAACCGGATCCGGCGGTGAAGATATGTTACGCGCAGCTGAGTAAGCAGTTCCTGCGGCGAGACCCGTTCGAATGCGTGCTGTGCGGCGGGCGAATGGTTTACCGTCGTGCGGTAGCTGGTCTGAATGTGCAGGGGCTGAAAATCCACGCACGGGATATCAGTCTGATGAGGTATATCCCGGCCTGA
- a CDS encoding IS4 family transposase has product MELSQALGIINAATPERARSLADLIPPELIQQALTLTDTVTLRKRKLSLESMIWLVVGMSIFCDRPMTEIVNLMDITDRTGAPFTARSAVIQRRKTLGENAVRELFDITQQHWNQQAAHPKWHGLNLFAVDGVVWRTADTPENRAVFSKHSSQYGEGGYPQVRMVCLMELSSHLIAASAFDSEKVSEMRLAEHLTEKTPNNSITLFDKGFYSMGLLHHWQTAGEHRHWLLPLKKHVQYQVVRRLGRGDELICLKTSPRARKQWPGVPEEMVARLLTRRVDGKERQVLTSLTDPNRYPGKDISELYRHRWETELGYREAKQGMLDSRWTLRSRLPELVRQELWGVLLAYNLVRYQMVQMAFHLKGDYLPYQLSFSGAISEIIRMLITLPWASPGKMPGELRTLYEQAKWLVLPGRRERSYPRELRVKSRKYPDKKVAGHLK; this is encoded by the coding sequence ATGGAACTTTCCCAGGCCCTCGGCATCATCAATGCCGCCACTCCTGAGCGCGCCCGTAGTCTCGCCGACCTTATTCCTCCCGAGCTTATTCAGCAGGCGCTCACCCTGACCGATACCGTTACTTTGCGTAAACGTAAACTTTCCCTCGAATCCATGATTTGGCTTGTCGTTGGGATGTCCATTTTTTGCGATCGTCCGATGACCGAAATCGTCAATCTGATGGATATTACTGACCGGACCGGAGCTCCTTTTACCGCACGCAGCGCTGTCATTCAGCGCCGTAAGACTCTGGGTGAAAATGCAGTGCGGGAGCTTTTTGATATCACACAGCAGCACTGGAATCAGCAGGCTGCACATCCAAAATGGCACGGTCTGAATCTGTTTGCTGTCGACGGCGTGGTCTGGCGTACCGCCGATACGCCGGAAAACAGAGCCGTCTTCAGTAAACACAGCAGCCAGTACGGCGAAGGCGGCTATCCTCAGGTGCGAATGGTTTGTCTGATGGAGCTGAGCAGCCATCTGATCGCCGCCAGTGCATTCGACAGTGAAAAAGTCAGTGAAATGCGGCTGGCTGAGCACCTGACGGAGAAAACCCCGAATAACAGTATCACCCTGTTCGATAAGGGATTTTATTCGATGGGTCTGCTTCATCACTGGCAGACAGCAGGAGAACACCGTCACTGGTTGTTGCCGTTGAAAAAACACGTACAGTATCAGGTGGTTCGCCGTTTGGGGCGTGGAGATGAACTGATATGCCTGAAAACCAGTCCACGAGCCAGGAAGCAATGGCCAGGGGTCCCGGAAGAAATGGTGGCAAGACTGCTGACCCGCAGGGTAGACGGTAAAGAGAGGCAGGTGCTGACGTCACTGACAGACCCGAATCGCTATCCGGGTAAAGATATCAGCGAGCTATATCGCCACCGCTGGGAAACAGAACTGGGCTACCGGGAAGCAAAGCAGGGTATGCTGGACAGCCGGTGGACATTACGCAGTCGCCTGCCGGAGCTGGTGAGACAGGAGCTATGGGGGGTACTGCTGGCTTATAACCTGGTGCGATATCAGATGGTGCAGATGGCGTTCCATCTGAAAGGAGATTACCTGCCTTACCAGCTGAGCTTCAGTGGAGCGATAAGCGAAATAATCCGGATGCTGATAACCCTGCCCTGGGCTTCGCCGGGAAAAATGCCGGGAGAACTGAGAACCCTGTATGAACAGGCGAAATGGCTTGTGTTACCGGGTAGAAGAGAGCGAAGTTACCCGAGAGAGTTGAGGGTAAAGAGCAGGAAATATCCGGATAAAAAGGTTGCTGGTCACCTTAAGTGA